GGGTAGAAGGCGAAGTCCCCTACGAGGAGCGAGCGCACACCGAGGATGCCGAACAGACACCCGAGCACCGCGCCGATCAAAGACCCAAGCGAAGCGATGAACGCGCCTTCCCACAGGAGCATCGCGCGAATCGCCCCTTTGGATGTGCCGAGTGCCCGCATGAGCGCGTATTCACTCGAGCGTTCGATGACGCTCAAGCTCAGCGTGTTGGCAACGCCCACGAGTGCCACGACCACAGCTACGGCGAGGAGCACGACCGTAATCGTCAAGAGGGTTTGGATCACCGTGGACATGATCTCGCGCTGGGCGCCCTCGAGTTTCACCATCATGACGGTGTCGGGAGGCAACTGCTCGGAAAGTTCCCCGACTGACACGACAATGTCGAAAATGGAGGTATTTGCGCGTTCGGGGGAGTTCGGGTCCGCAAACTTTGCGAACACCGCCTTGCCCTCGCGAACGCCGAGACCGTGGAGGGTGTCTGGGTTGATGAGAGAAATCGCGAGCCGCCCCGAGACGCGGACCTTGAGCTCGTGAGACGAGCCGTCTTCGCCAGAGATACTAAGGGTTTGGCCGTCCTTGACGTTGAACCTTTCCGCGCGGTCCTTGCCGAGAATGATTTCTCCCGGTTGTGGCAGTTCGATCTGATCGGACGTTGCAACGGCTTTGATGTCGTCCGCGGTCGGGGCGAAGGTCGTCATCTCTTCGGAAGCGCCGCCGATCATCAAATCAGCGGCGGGAACCTCTCGGGCCTCGCCGACGCCCGGGGTGCCTTTGACCTTGTCGAGGAAACCGGCGGGCATATCCGTCGCCGCAATAATCGAGTCGACCGGGACGCGGTCGGTGACCTCCCGAATGAGGGTCTTTTCGGCCGTGACCGCCCCGGCGGCCATCGTCGCCATGAGGGTTGTGCCAATAATCAGAGCCGACATCGTGATACCCGTGCGCTTCGGATGGCGCGCCGCATTGAGGAGCGCAAAGCGTGCGCTCGTAAGGCCGAGGGCCGAGGCGATCGCGTTGCCGGCCTTCGCAACGGGCGGAATGAATGCGGGGAGAACCCCGATCACGCCGAGAAGTACGGTGATGGAGCCAACGAAGGCAAGGAGCATCGAGATAAGTGGCGCGTATTCGTCGTCTTTGAGTGCAATTGCCACGGCGAACGAGCCGAGTATCAGCACGATGCCGAACGTGACCACGGCGGCAGAGAAGATCGTGCGAATAAGCGAGGCGTGTTTGCCCGAGGCCACCTCCGCAGGCCGCAGAGCTTCGAGAGGCTTGACGCGCATCGCGCCGAGGGCTGGGAAAACCGATGCGCAAACGGCGAGGATAAGCGAGGATACGAGCGGGACGAGGACCGCGAGGATGTTGAAACCCGGGATCACCGGCAGTGCTTCGGTGTAGGTTGCACGCCCGAGGAGCAGGATGCCCCACCACGCGAGGTAGGCGAGGAGAACACCGGCAAGGGCGCCCACGACACCCACGAGGAGAGCGTCACGAACGATCGCCCACATCGCCTGTCGGCGTTTCGCGCCGAGTGCACGCGCGAGGGCGAACGAGCGTCGGCGCTGGGCCATTGTGACGGCGAAGGAATTGGTGACCACGAGCGCGCTCGTGGCAATCGCAATCAGGATGAATCCCAAGAGGACCGTTGAAAGCAACCCCATAATGATGAGGGTCATCGTTTCTGTTTCCTCGAGGTACTTCGTTACCGTGATTGCCGAATCGTAACCGGCGCTCTTGAGGTTAGCGACCAGCGTTTCTTCGCTTACCCCCGGTTTCGCGACGACGGCTATGGGGTACATAGAGAAGGATTGATTCTCGGAGTCGCTCCCGGTGGAGCCAATAATCACATCGATGCCGGCATTCGAAAAGGTGAGTCGGCCCCCCGGGATGAGCACCTGTGAGAGCAGGGGGCGATTGATACCCGAGACGGTGAACTGGAGAGTCTTACCGGTGTCGAGGGACTGGATCGCGAGCGTGCTGCCGACCTTGAGGTCGCGCTTTTTCGCGTACGTCGAGTCAACGGCCACCTCGTTTTCGGCACTCGGCTCCCGCCCTTCAACGTAGTCTGCCCCCACGCCTGGCCGCACGGGGTTGACCGGCACGAAAGTGCCCTTCGACTTGAGCGGGTTTTCTTGGCCTGTCTCGCCTTCATCGAGGGCGATGGCCACCAACCCGGTCGACATGTAAAAGGCACCGTCGGCACCCTCGACCTTCCCCAGAGCCTCGGGTGTGAAAACCGCCGAGTTCGTGTCGCTACCGTACGTGGGTTGCGCAACCGCGCTCGCACCGGCGACCGGCTCGGTCATTTGTGCGCGCACGGCGTCGCCAAGAAAACTGACGGCGAGAACAGCAATGGCGATGAAGGCGCTCGTGAGGGCAATCGTGATGGCGGCGGCAAGGTGCCTGCGCCGCGGCTGAAGTTTCAGAGTACTCACTGTGCCTGCACCGCTTTCTGGCCGATGTACTCATCGGCGACGATTCGGCCGTCATGCATGCGAAGAATGCGATCTGCCCTGTGGGCAGCGTCGTCTTCGTGCGTCACCATGACGACGGTGTGGCCGAGAACGTCGACGCTCTCACGCAAGAAGCTCAGTACGGCCTCGGTCGAAGCCGAGTCGAGGTTGCCGGTGGGCTCATCGGCAAAAATGACAGCGGGGCGCGTGACGAGAGCGCGCGTCAGCGCGACGCGCTGGATCTGGCCACCCGAGAGCTGACTGGGGCGGTGCCCGAGGCGCTCGGCGAGACCAAAGCGCTGCACAAGCATCCCGAACCATTGCTCATCCACCTTGCGACCGGCGAGTTCAAGTGGGAGAAGAATGTTCTCCTTAGCCGTGAGCATGGGCAACAGGTTGAACGACTGGAAGACGAATCCGATTCGGTCGCGGCGGAGGGTTGTGAGCTGCGAGTCCGAGAGCTGAGTGATGTCGACGCCCTCAACCACGATCGTCCCCGAGTCGATTGAATCGAGACCGGCGAGGGAGTGGAGAAGAGTCGATTTTCCGGAGCCCGAGGCTCCCATGATCGCGGTGAACTCTCCGGCACGGATGTCGAGCCCGACTGCGTTGAGAGCGGTCACCTGGTTGCTGCCGCTTCCGTAGGTTTTGGTGACCCCGCGCGCGCTGACGGCGACGTGAGAGGGGGGAACGGTTGTGGACATGGGTACTCCTCTGGATGTCCGGGGTGATGTGATCGGTCAGACATCTCTTATTCTTCGCGAGCGTATGCGCTGAGGCAACAGTCTCGAGGCGCGGATGTTCTGAGGGGATCTCATACGTGAGATTGAGGGGGATTGCGACTTTTGGAGCGTCATAGTGCGTCACACCTTTTGGTTTTCTCCGCCGAAAACCCCTACTATGGAAGAGCTTATGGGGTGCATAAGCGTTAGTTAGCGCGGATGGCCTCGAAGAACGGTGTAACGACACGATTGAGGAGAGACATGCATATCGATACCCGCGCCATTCTCGCGCCGCGCACGAGCGAATTCGGGGCGGTTGTTCCGCCCGTCCACCTTTCCTCAACCTTCGAACTCGATATCGACACGATTGATGGCGACTACGCCTACCAGCGCGGCTCGAACCCCTCGCGCGGCGATCTCGAGTCTGTGATCGCCAACCTTGAGGAGGCGAAGCATGGTTTTGCCTTCGCAACTGGAATGGCGGCGGTGAGCTCGGTCTTGAGCCTTTTGAGTCCTGGTGACGAGGTTCTTTTCTCCTCGAATGTCTACGGCGGCACCTTCCGCTACGTCGAAAAGATCTTCCCGCGCGCAGGTCTCACCGGCACGTTCTTCGACGACCTCGGCTCTATTACGAGCGCGGACCTCAGCGAAAAGACCCGCATGATTTTCGTGGAGACCCCCGGCAACCCCACGCTTCGCGTCGTTGATATTGAGCGTCTCGCGAAGCTCGCACACGAGCACGGCGTTCTCCTCGTCATCGACAACACCTTCATGACTGCGGTGCTTCAACGCCCCCTCGACATGGGTGCCGACCTCGTCGTGCAGTCCGCGACGAAGTTCCTCGGCGGACACAGTGACCTTCTTGCGGGTGCCGTGACCACGAATGATGCCGAGTTCGCCGAGAATATTCGGCTGAGTCAGAAGGTTTTCGGCGGGGTTCTCGAGCCTTTCACCTCGATCCGTCTTCTCCAGGCGATCAAAACTCTTCCGCTGCGCATCACACGTCAGCAGGAGAATGCCGAAAAGCTCGTCGCCTACCTCCGCGAGCATCCGGGTATCCAGACCGTGCTCTCAGCCGGATCCTTTAGTGAGCATGAGCGCGAAATCCACGAGCGCCAGGCCGCGGGCATCGGTGCAGTTTTCTCCTTCGAGCTCGCCGAGGGTTACGACCTCAAGACGTTCCTCCACGCGCTTGAGATTCCCTCCTTCGCGGTGAGCCTTGGCGGAGTCGAATCCCTCATGTCGATTCCCGCGACGATGAGCCACGACGGCATGACGCAGGCTGCGCGCGAACGCGCCGGCATCACGGATACTCTCGTGCGCTTCAGTGTGGGGATCGAAAACATCAACGACCTCCTCGCTGACTTCGATCAGGCGCTTGATGCCGCCAAGAACTCATAATCCAGCCCTCATTTCAAGGAGTCCTCATGTCCCGTTTTGTTTCGCGTCGCTCGATCCTTGCCACCTCCGGTATTTCTGCCGCCGCACTCGCTCTCGCGGCGTGCGGCTCCTCCACGGGTGAGAAAAGGGGCGGTGGCTCGAGCAGCGCCGGCGACGTGCTCAAGGTTGGTGTCGAAGGCGTCTACAAGCCCTATAACTTCCACGATGAATCGGGAAAGCTCGTGGGATTTGAGATTGACATCATCGAAGCAATCGCGGAGAAACTCGGCACGAAGGTCGAGTATTCCGAAGCGAAGTGGGACAGCCTCCTCGCGGGCCTTGACGCCGGGCAGTACGACCTCGTGATGAACAATGTCGCGGTGACCGACGAACGTAAGAAAGCCTTCGACCTTACCGTTCCCTACGCCCTCACCCAGGGACGGCTCGGCGTACCGGAAGGCTCGGACATTACGTCCCTCGCTGACGTCAAGGGGCGCCGGGCTGCCCAGACGACAACCTCGAACTGGGGGGAAGTAATGGCCGAAGCCGGTGCCGAAATTGTCGCGTCCCCCGGCTTTGCCGAGTCGATCGAGCTTGTCTCGTCGGGCCGCGCTGACGTGACCGCAAACGAAGTCGTCGCCTTCAACACGTATCTCGAAGAGCACCCCGATGCCCCCATCACGGTGCTCGACGAGGAACTCGAGACCGAGATCCTCATCGCCGGTGCGCTCAAGAAGGGAAGCGAGCTCACCGAGAAAATCAATACGGCCATCACTGAACTTCTTGAGGACGGCACGATCAAGAAGATCGACGAGGAGTGGCTCGGTCTTGACCTCACGCCCAAGCAGTAGTCTCGTCACGGAGCTGTCCAGGTGAATTTCGATCTTTCACGAGCGTTAGAAGTGTGGTCGGGCGCGCTCGGCCCAATGCTTCTCGCGACCCTCAAGGTCACGATCCCGCTTTCGCTCATCGCCTTCGCGATTTCGCTCGTGCTCGCCGTTCTCGCGGCGAGCGCGAGGCTCTCGCGTTTTCGCCCGCTCAAGGCGATTGCGTGGCTGTACGTGTGGGTTTTTCGCGGAACGCCCCTACTCGTGCAGCTCTTCATTGTGTTTTACGGTCTCCCGAAGGTCTTCCCGGGGCTCATGCTCAATCCGTGGACGGCCGCCGTCGGAACCCTCGCCTTGAACTGCGGTGCGTACGCTTCCGAGGCCGTGCGCGCGTCGATCCTTTCGATCCCGCGGGGCCAGTACGAGGCGGCGGCGACTTTGGACCTTGACCAGCGCACCACCTTTTTCAAGGTCATCGCGCCGCAAGCGTTCCGGATTGCGCTCCCACCGCTCAGCAACGACTTCATCGACCTCGTGAAGGGGACGAGCCTCGTATCGACCATTACCCTTCTCGACATGTTCATGGTTGCGCAGCAGCGTGCGGCCGCGACGTTCGAGCCGTTCTACCTCTATATCCTTGTGGCGGCGATTTACCTGGCCCTCGTCTCGGTGCTGAGCCTTCTTCAGGCGTGGCTCGAGAAGAAAGCGAGCGTGTACGTTGAGCGCGACTAGCATCCCGGAAAACATTGACGCGAGCGTCACTCGCGAGCCTCTGAAACTGCGGTCAATCACGAAACGGTTCGGCGCTCTCACCGCGCTTGATCACGTTGACCTCGATATCGAGCCCGGTAAAACTACCGTTCTCCTTGGCCCCTCCGGCTCGGGGAAGTCGACTCTTCTACGCTCGATCAATCTGCTCGAAAAGCCGGATGAGGGCACGCTCGATTTTGGCGGCGGGCCGATCGAGGTGAGCCAGAGACTTTCGGATCAGAAGATTCGGGAGATCCGGCGCCATTCGACCATGGTGTTCCAGCAGTTCAACCTTTTTCCGCACCTCACGGCCCTGCAAAACGTGACGCTCGCGCCCGTGAAGTCTCGAGGCATGGCGAAGGCCGAGGCGCGCGAGCGGGGTATTGAAGCCCTCACCCGCGTGGGCCTAGCGGAGAAGGTTGATTCCTATCCGTCGCGGCTCTCGGGTGGTCAGCAGCAGCGAGTCGCGATTGCTCGAGCGCTCGCCCTGAGTCCCGACTATCTGCTTTTCGACGAGCCCACCTCGGCGCTCGATCCGGAGCTAGCCGCCGAGGTGATCGCGGTACTTTCGTCTCTCGCGGCGGAGCATCGCACACTCGTGGTCGTGACGCATTCGCTTCAGTTCGCGCGCAGCGTTGCCGATCGCCTCGTGTTTCTCGAGGAGGGGAAGATCCTCTTCAACGGCGATCCCGAACACTTCTTCAACTCTGAGGATGAGCGCCTCAAGCGCTTTGTGAGCGTCGTGGGGTCCGTCTAGGAGTGTGAAACGGCAGGGAGGGCCGACGGTTGCCTTTTTTGCGGCGTCACGCCCGTGGCGCGTCGCCCTCTTCGAGCGCGAGCAAGAAGCGCTTTTTCTCAAGTCCTCCGCTATAGCCGCCCAGGCTGCCGTCGGATTTCACGACCCTGTGGCAGGGAACCACGATCGGGAGGGGGTTCATGCCGCATGCCGTGCCGACCGCGCGCACGGCCTTCGCCTTGCCCGCCCGCTCGGCGGCCCACGCGTAGCTTTGCCGTTCCCCAAAGCTGATCTGCTCGATCGCTTCGTGCACGCTTCGGCGAAAGCCCTGGGAGAGGGTGCGGTCAAGGGGGAGTGTAAAGGTCCGACGGTTGCCGGCGAGGAAGTCGAGGACCTCGTTTTGCGCGTGGTGGAGAACGTCGTGAGGGTTGAGCGGTCTCGCCGCGTCGATCGGTGGGGCGAATTTCCGCAGTTGCGCTTCGCAGAGGGCTTTTACGACATCAAAACCCTCGCTTTCGAAAGCGATGCGCACGAGCCCCCGCTCAGTTGCGGCGAAAAGGAGAGTGCCGAGAGGTGAGGGGGCTTCGGCGAACTCGAGTGAGAGGGCGTCGGCGCAGTGTGTGGGCATGGCCGCTTCTTTCTTCGGCTCGAGGGTGGAGGACGTGGCGCCTGGGCGCTGTGGTGATTGTGGCACGCGTGCCTTTGAGCTGTTTTCATGGGGCGCCTGAAGGGCCTCAATGAGCATAGATGTGTTGTGTGTCATATCTGGAGCGGCCTGGAATAAGCGCAGCCCCGCAAGAGTTGAGCCTAGTGAACTCAAGTTGAGTGATACGTCGATTGACAACCCCGGTTTGGGGAGCGTTGACTAATCGCGTTCTTGAGCACAGCCAAGTTGATAGCGGTGCGGCCACCACAGAAATCCACCGGTCGCACACTCGGAAGGAGAACACTTATGTCACAGGCAGTAGGAATCGACCTCGGCACCACCAACTCTGTTGTTGCCGTTCTCGAAGGTGGCGAACCCACCGTTATCGCGAACGCCGAAGGTGCTCGCACGACCCCTTCGGTTGTGGCCTTCTCGAAGTCCGGCGAGGTCCTCGTCGGTGAAGTCGCAAAGCGCCAGGCCGCGACCAACGTTGACCGCACGTACTCGTCCGTGAAGCGCCACATGGGCACCGACTGGATGACCGAAGTTGACGACAAGAAATACACCCCGCAGGAGATCTCGGCCCGAATCCTCGGCAAGCTCAAGCGCGATGCTGAGTCCTACCTCGGCCAGACCGTGACCGACGCGGTCATCACCGTCCCCGCATACTTCAATGACGCGGAACGCCAAGCCACGAAGGACGCCGGCCAGATCGCGGGCCTCAACGTCCTGCGCATCATCAACGAGCCGACGGCCGCCGCACTCGCGTACGGCCTCGAAAAGGGTAAGGACGACGAGCGCATCCTCGTGTTCGACCTCGGTGGCGGCACGTTCGACGTCTCGCTCCTCGAAATTTCGAAGGACGAAGACGGCTCCGCCATTCAGGTCGTCGCGACCGCGGGCGACAACCGCCTCGGCGGCGACGACTGGGACCAGCGCGTCGTGGACTACCTCGTGAGCCAGGTCAAGAACAAGGACGGCGTGGACCTCTCGAAGGACCGCATCGCCCTCCACCGCCTCAAGGAGGCCGCTGAGCAGGCCAAGAAGGAGCTCTCGAGCTCGACCTCGACCAACATCTCGCTCCAGTACCTCTCGATGAGCGAAAACGGCCCGATTCACCTCGACGAAAAGCTCACGCGCTCGCACTTCGAGGAGCTCACGAGCGATCTCCTCGAGCGCACGAAGGCGCCGTTCCACCAGGTCATCAAGGATGCCGACGTCTCGGTTTCTGACATCGACCACGTGATCCTCGTGGGTGGCTCGACCCGTATGCCCGCCGTTGCCGAGGTTGTCACTTCGCTCACCGGCAAGGAGCCCAACAAGGGCGTCAACCCCGACGAGGTCGTGGCGTACGGCGCTGCGCTCCAGGCCGCAGTGATCAAGGGCGACCGCAAGGACGTGCTCCTCATGGACGTCACGCCGCTTTCGCTCGGTATCGAAACCAAGGGTGGCCTCATGACGAAGCTCATCGAGCGCAACTCGGCGATCCCGACCAAGACCTCCGAGGTCTTCTCGACGGCTGACGACAACCAGCCTTCGGTCGCCATCCAGGTCTACCAGGGCGAGCGCCAGTTCACGCGCGACAACAAGCTTCTCGGCACCTTCGAGCTTTCGGGCATTGCACCGGCCCCCGCCGGCATGCCGCAGATCGAAGTGACCTTCGACATCGACTCCAACGGCATCGTGAACGTGTCCGCGAAGGACCGCGGCACCGGCAACGAGCAGTCGATCCAGATCACGGGCGGCTCGGGTCTCTCCGACGAAGAGATCGACCGCATGGTGAAGGACGCCGAGGCACACGCAGCCGAGGACGCCGAGCGTCGCAAGAACGCTGACGCTCGCAACACCCTCGAGCAGCTCACCTACCAGGGCGACAAGCTCCTCAAGGACAACGGCGACAAGATCCAGGATGCCGATAAGACCGCGGCTGAGGACGCGATCAAGGAGGCCAAGGAAACCCTCGCCAAGGAAGACGCCTCGACGAGCGACCTCGAAGCCGCACGCGAAGCACTGAGCGAGAAGCTCCAGGCTGTCGGCACCGCGATCTACTCGGCCGCTCAGGCCGAGCAGGAAGGTAACGCCGAAGGCGCCGACTCGGCCAACGCCGCCTCGGGCGAAGACGACGACGTCGTCGACGCCGAGATTGTTGACGATGAGGACGACAAGTGAGCGAGAACGACAAACCGTTCACGTTCACCGATAAGCGCACGTCCACGAAAGGCGAGGAGCCAGACATGAACGAGCAGCAACCAGGCGGCGCGCCGGAGGAAACTCCCGCGCCCGCCGCGGCCACCGCGAACAGCACTGACACGCCCGAAGGCGCCGAGGTCGACGATCTCTCCGCCGAGGCCGGAGCCCTCTACGAGAGCGCTGTCGCCGAGACCGAAGCCCTCAAGGCGAAAGTGAACGAGCTCGAAGAGCAGCTCAAGCGCGACCAGGCAGAGTACGTGAACTCGCGCAGACGCATCGAACAGAGCGCCGTCGTGGGTCAGCAGCAGGCCGTCGCAAAGGTCCTCACCTCGCTTCTGAGCGTCCTCGACGACATCGAGCTCGCTCGGCAGCACGGGGATATCGCCGAGGGCAGCCCGTTTGCCTCGATCACGAGCAAACTTGAGGAAGCACTCGGTGCGCACGGTCTCGTTCGCTACGGCGAGGTCGGCGAAGAGTTCGACCCCGAAAAGCATGAGGCGCTCATGCATTCGAGCAGTGATGAGGCCGAGGCAACGAGCCTCGAGGTCATCATGCAGCCCGGCTACATGATGGGGGAACGCGTCCTGCGCCCGGCGCGCGTGGGCACGGTCGGCCCCAACTAAGGCAGGGCAAGCGTCGGCCCCTCCCGCCACGTGACAGCAAAGCGGGGCGGGCCGACGCCACCAGCACACCGCGAGGCGGCGGGATCACCAACCCGCCGCCTCGCTCCATAGATTCACACTTATAACGAGGAGACACCATGAGCCAGCAAGAATGGCTGAGCAAGGACTTTTATAAGATCCTCGGCGTCTCCCAGGACGCCTCCGCAGCAGAGATCAAAAAGGCCTATCGCAAGAAGGCGAAGGAGCTGCATCCGGATAGGCATCCCGGGGATGCCAAGGCAGAAGAGCGCTTCAAGGAAGTGGGCGAGGCCTACTCGATTCTGAGCGACGCGGAGCAGCGCAAGCAGTACGACGCGATTCGCGCGATGGGCGCGGGCGGTGCGCGCTTCGCCTCGGGCCCTGGCGGCGCGGCAGGTGGCGGATTCGAGGATCTCTTCGGTGCCTTCACCGGCGGTGGTTTCGGTGGTGGCGCGGGCGGCGTCAACATCGAAGATCTCATGGGAATGTTTGGCGGAGGCGGCTTTGGCGGGGGGCAGGGCCGTGCAGGCTTCTCGCCGAACGGCGGTTTTGGGCGCCAGGCACCCCAAAAGGGCGCCGACGTGAGTGCGAGCGTGAAGCTCAGCTTCCGCGACGCAGTGCTCGGAACCGAGGTGTCGTTTAGCGCGGGCGGGCGGAACATTACGACCCGTATTCCCGCGGGAGTTCACGACGGACAGAAAATTCGGCTCAGGGGCAAAGGGCAAGCGTCGGCGAACGGTGGCGCCCCCGGCGACCTCATGCTGACCGCTCACGTTGCCGCCCACCCGCTCTACACCATGGACGGGATGAACCTGCGCATTGACGTTCCCATCACCCCCGCAGAGGCTGCATTCGGTGCGAAAGTGCGTGTGCCGCTCCTCGATGGCGGGCACGTCACCATGAAGGTCCCCGCCGGCACCCCGTCGGGCCGCACGCTTCGCGCCAAAGGCAAGGGTGTACGCATGAAGAAAGGCGAGGGAGACCTGTTGGTGACCCTCACAATCGTGCTGCCCGATACCCTGAACGAGAACGCTGAAAAGGCGCTTCGCGACTTTGCCGAGGCCACGACTGATTTCGACCCCCGTGCCAACCTCGTGGAGCGTGCCGCCCGATAAGAGCACCACCGACGGCCACGAGAAGGAGGAGACATGGCACCGTCACGTTTCGATGAGCACGCGGGAGTCTTCGTCATCTCGGTCGCGGCCGAGCTTACGGGGATGCACCCGCAAACCCTGCGCACCTACGATCGGCTGGGGATTGTGTCGCCGCAGCGCACGAGAGGGCGCGGGCGACGCTACAGCGCATGGAACATCGCGCAGTTAAGGCAGGTCCAAGCTCTCTCGCAAGAGGAAGGCATCAACCTTGCGGGAATCAAGCGGATCCTCGAGCTGCAAAACGAGGTGGAGAGGCTCAGGGCCGAACTCGACGAAGTCACCGAAGAGCGAGACGAGCAGCGCCGCCGCGATAGCCGCATTTTCGCGACCTCGCAAACCGGTGAAGTCGAAGCGATGCGCCGCGGCCAGCGGCCACGCCGACGCCAAGCGGGTGCGCTTGTCGTGTGGAGGCCCGACGGTTCCCGCTAGCGCGTGAGCTGGCTCCGGTAGAACTCGCGCCACTTCTCGGCGACCGATGCCCTCGAATAGCGGGCCGCGCCTTCGCGTGCGGCCTGCTGGGCCTTCGCATACGCGGCGGGGGAGTCCTTCAGGCTCGTGAGGGCCTCGACGAACCCATCGATCTCACCACGGCCGGCCTGCACGCGCGTCGCGTGATCGAACAGCACGCCTTCGTAATACACGAGGTCACGCACCACGATAGGGGTGTCGGTTGCCATGGCTTCGAGAATCGTCATGGGAAAGAGCTCCTCATAGCTTGGCAGGAAGAACGCATCCGCGGCGTTGAAGCACTCATTCATCTCCTCGCGCGGCACAAGCCCAATGAGCTTGACGTTCGCGGGGAGATTCTCTTTTGCCTTTGTGATTTGTTCGTAGCCGCTCGTGATGCGACCGAAAGAAAAGTCCCCGGCCCACACGAAGAGCGCCTCAGGCATCGCGCGTGCAACGTCGAGAAGATCAAAAAATCCCTTGCGGGTTTGGAGCTGGCCGGCACACATGACCACGAAGCGAGTGTCGTCTGCACCCCAGGCCCGTCGCCTTCGTGCGATGCTCTCGTTTCTCTCGAGCGGATGGAACTGTTCCTCCGAAACGAAATTCGGGATAAACGTGATGCGGGACGGATCGAAGCCGTATTCACTTTCGAGTGCCGTGATGAACCAGGGATTGACCGTGACGAGCGTATCCGTGGCGCGGTAGAAGTTCAGCATGTAGCGGTAGAACGCCCAGCGTGCCGGTTTCGGCATCGCGATCGAATCATCG
The window above is part of the Dermabacter vaginalis genome. Proteins encoded here:
- a CDS encoding FtsX-like permease family protein, which codes for MSTLKLQPRRRHLAAAITIALTSAFIAIAVLAVSFLGDAVRAQMTEPVAGASAVAQPTYGSDTNSAVFTPEALGKVEGADGAFYMSTGLVAIALDEGETGQENPLKSKGTFVPVNPVRPGVGADYVEGREPSAENEVAVDSTYAKKRDLKVGSTLAIQSLDTGKTLQFTVSGINRPLLSQVLIPGGRLTFSNAGIDVIIGSTGSDSENQSFSMYPIAVVAKPGVSEETLVANLKSAGYDSAITVTKYLEETETMTLIIMGLLSTVLLGFILIAIATSALVVTNSFAVTMAQRRRSFALARALGAKRRQAMWAIVRDALLVGVVGALAGVLLAYLAWWGILLLGRATYTEALPVIPGFNILAVLVPLVSSLILAVCASVFPALGAMRVKPLEALRPAEVASGKHASLIRTIFSAAVVTFGIVLILGSFAVAIALKDDEYAPLISMLLAFVGSITVLLGVIGVLPAFIPPVAKAGNAIASALGLTSARFALLNAARHPKRTGITMSALIIGTTLMATMAAGAVTAEKTLIREVTDRVPVDSIIAATDMPAGFLDKVKGTPGVGEAREVPAADLMIGGASEEMTTFAPTADDIKAVATSDQIELPQPGEIILGKDRAERFNVKDGQTLSISGEDGSSHELKVRVSGRLAISLINPDTLHGLGVREGKAVFAKFADPNSPERANTSIFDIVVSVGELSEQLPPDTVMMVKLEGAQREIMSTVIQTLLTITVVLLAVAVVVALVGVANTLSLSVIERSSEYALMRALGTSKGAIRAMLLWEGAFIASLGSLIGAVLGCLFGILGVRSLLVGDFAFYPAVPWLYLIVIVVAGLIAGILASILPGLRASAAAPAQALARRDE
- a CDS encoding ABC transporter ATP-binding protein produces the protein MSTTVPPSHVAVSARGVTKTYGSGSNQVTALNAVGLDIRAGEFTAIMGASGSGKSTLLHSLAGLDSIDSGTIVVEGVDITQLSDSQLTTLRRDRIGFVFQSFNLLPMLTAKENILLPLELAGRKVDEQWFGMLVQRFGLAERLGHRPSQLSGGQIQRVALTRALVTRPAVIFADEPTGNLDSASTEAVLSFLRESVDVLGHTVVMVTHEDDAAHRADRILRMHDGRIVADEYIGQKAVQAQ
- a CDS encoding trans-sulfuration enzyme family protein codes for the protein MHIDTRAILAPRTSEFGAVVPPVHLSSTFELDIDTIDGDYAYQRGSNPSRGDLESVIANLEEAKHGFAFATGMAAVSSVLSLLSPGDEVLFSSNVYGGTFRYVEKIFPRAGLTGTFFDDLGSITSADLSEKTRMIFVETPGNPTLRVVDIERLAKLAHEHGVLLVIDNTFMTAVLQRPLDMGADLVVQSATKFLGGHSDLLAGAVTTNDAEFAENIRLSQKVFGGVLEPFTSIRLLQAIKTLPLRITRQQENAEKLVAYLREHPGIQTVLSAGSFSEHEREIHERQAAGIGAVFSFELAEGYDLKTFLHALEIPSFAVSLGGVESLMSIPATMSHDGMTQAARERAGITDTLVRFSVGIENINDLLADFDQALDAAKNS
- a CDS encoding transporter substrate-binding domain-containing protein, yielding MSRFVSRRSILATSGISAAALALAACGSSTGEKRGGGSSSAGDVLKVGVEGVYKPYNFHDESGKLVGFEIDIIEAIAEKLGTKVEYSEAKWDSLLAGLDAGQYDLVMNNVAVTDERKKAFDLTVPYALTQGRLGVPEGSDITSLADVKGRRAAQTTTSNWGEVMAEAGAEIVASPGFAESIELVSSGRADVTANEVVAFNTYLEEHPDAPITVLDEELETEILIAGALKKGSELTEKINTAITELLEDGTIKKIDEEWLGLDLTPKQ
- a CDS encoding amino acid ABC transporter permease, whose protein sequence is MNFDLSRALEVWSGALGPMLLATLKVTIPLSLIAFAISLVLAVLAASARLSRFRPLKAIAWLYVWVFRGTPLLVQLFIVFYGLPKVFPGLMLNPWTAAVGTLALNCGAYASEAVRASILSIPRGQYEAAATLDLDQRTTFFKVIAPQAFRIALPPLSNDFIDLVKGTSLVSTITLLDMFMVAQQRAAATFEPFYLYILVAAIYLALVSVLSLLQAWLEKKASVYVERD
- a CDS encoding amino acid ABC transporter ATP-binding protein; this translates as MSATSIPENIDASVTREPLKLRSITKRFGALTALDHVDLDIEPGKTTVLLGPSGSGKSTLLRSINLLEKPDEGTLDFGGGPIEVSQRLSDQKIREIRRHSTMVFQQFNLFPHLTALQNVTLAPVKSRGMAKAEARERGIEALTRVGLAEKVDSYPSRLSGGQQQRVAIARALALSPDYLLFDEPTSALDPELAAEVIAVLSSLAAEHRTLVVVTHSLQFARSVADRLVFLEEGKILFNGDPEHFFNSEDERLKRFVSVVGSV
- a CDS encoding methylated-DNA--[protein]-cysteine S-methyltransferase gives rise to the protein MPTHCADALSLEFAEAPSPLGTLLFAATERGLVRIAFESEGFDVVKALCEAQLRKFAPPIDAARPLNPHDVLHHAQNEVLDFLAGNRRTFTLPLDRTLSQGFRRSVHEAIEQISFGERQSYAWAAERAGKAKAVRAVGTACGMNPLPIVVPCHRVVKSDGSLGGYSGGLEKKRFLLALEEGDAPRA